A window of Argopecten irradians isolate NY chromosome 14, Ai_NY, whole genome shotgun sequence contains these coding sequences:
- the LOC138308217 gene encoding LOW QUALITY PROTEIN: interleukin-1 receptor-associated kinase 4-like (The sequence of the model RefSeq protein was modified relative to this genomic sequence to represent the inferred CDS: deleted 1 base in 1 codon), with the protein MMTGKKELSQESYIRSLPYSVLRYIAMHLDTDSRWKHFATCIPKRLTNKLAGGEFQERYSTLQVDMFEVRGRQPGASPTLLILNDWATQNAQLRHLLEAFERAKLQVVTDYLLNQMGQNKSAKIEENNNRNNTAVPSLTANLSRMEVGKGGDDDPKKNLYMPKFKDSDFSSSSSFSSSGSERETSYAFTSKPSADLEAGNVAIVKHSIKIENKPENVSVVLSCGCSNQVGTKFKDIPVPCLCNSSREMSYAMLQNFTKNFAELDVSKGGNMIGCGGFGVVFLAESRDGCKAAVKQLRHPGDPLMEKQFQTELEKLSKFRHENIVSLLGYSIDGSKKCLVYDYMPNGSLEERLCCFRKTEPLPWKRRLEIVLGTANGIAFLNNEGEVHRDIKSANVLLDENFVPKVGDFATVRTGPSGSSTTAMETMQVIGTSAYMAPEAIRFDVSAKLDSFAFGVVLLEILTGLAPNDPHREEADLWSHVQETCDEDSDIADLLDNSAGDWKIDIAVALFAIAQKCLQERKRKRALVSDILPDLEKFVQTCCSDTFV; encoded by the exons ATGATGACGGGGAAAAAAGAACTCAGTCAAGAATCTTATATACGGTCTTTACCGTATTCTGTTTTAAGGTATATTGCTATGCATTTGGATACGGATAGCAGATGGAAACATTTCGCTACATGTATCCCAAAACGATTGACGAATAAGCTAGCAGGGGGAGAATTTCAGGAGAGGTATTCGACCCTCCAAGTCGACATGTTCGAAGTTCGAGGGCGACAACCCGGTGCTAGTCCAACGCTTCTTATCCTGAATGACTGGGCAACACAGAACGCTCAACTTCGACACTTACTCGAG GCCTTTGAGAGAGCCAAGCTACAGGTCGTTACAGACTACCTATTGAATCAAATGGGACAAAACAAATCAGCAAAAATAGAGGAGAATAACAACAGGAATAACACAGCTGTACCTTCCTTAACAGCAAACTTATCGAGAATGGAAGTCGGTAAAGGAGGTGATGATGACCCTAAGAAAAAT CTGTACATGCCAAAGTTTAAAGATTCTGACTTTTCCTCGAGCAGTTCTTTCTCCAGCAGTGGGTCGGAGAGAGAAACGTCCTATGCCTTTACCAGTAAACCTTCTGCTGATTTGGAAGCCGGTAATGTTGCCATTGTGAAGCATTCCATTAAGATTGAAAATAAACCTGAAAATGTGTCGGTTGTATTATCCTGTGGATGTTCCAACCAAGTAGGAACCAAATTCAAGGACATTCCTGTACCATGTCTTTGTAATTCCTCACGGGAAATGAGTTATGCTATGCTCCAAAATTTTACCAAGAATTTTGCTGAATTAGACGTGTCAAAGGGAGGAAATATGATAGGGTGCGGTGGATTTGGTGTTGTTTTTCTCGCGGAGTCGCGTGACGGTTGTAAAGCAGCTGTAAAACAGCTACGACATCCAGGTGATCCACTGATGGAGAAACAATTCCAGACAGAACTAGAAAAACTGTCAAAATTCCGACATGAAAATATTGTATCTCTGCTTGGATACTCCATTGATGGCTCTAAAAAATGTTTGGTGTATGACTACATGCCTAATGGCTCCTTGGAGGAAAGACTGTGCTGCTTTAGAAAAACCGAACCATTACCATGGAAGCGTAGACTGGAGATTGTTTTAGGAACTGCTAACGGAATTGCATTCCTGAACAATGAAGGCGAGGTACACCGGGACATTAAAAGTGCTAATGTTCTATTGGATGAAAACTTTGTACCTAAAGTGGGAGATTTTGCAACAGTGAGGACTGGCCCATCGGGCAGCAGTACGACAGCCATGGAAACTATGCAGGTGATCGGAACGTCTGCCTATATGGCTCCGGAGGCAATACGGTTTGATGTATCTGCCAAGTTAGACTCCTTTGCATTTGGAGTTGTCCTCCTTGAGATCCTGACTGGACTTGCACCGAATGACCCGCATCGCGAGGAAGCGGATCTTTGGAGTCACGTACAGGAAACGTGTGACGAAGACAGCGACATAGCAGATCTACTCGATAATTCCGCCGGGGACTGGAAAATCGACATCGCTGTTGCTTTGTTTGCAATCGCCCAGAAGTGTCTTCAAGAGAGGAAGCGAAAACGTGCTCTAGTCTCAGACATCCTGCCAGATCTGGAAAAGTTTGTACAGACTTGCTGTTCTGATACTTTTGTATAG
- the LOC138308216 gene encoding alpha-1,2-mannosyltransferase ALG9-like: MSASTKQRRKNSKTDKSGPDTNSRSVQVPSGGTGPSDHQPWTPSAYTAFKIVLSARLCAAVWNIVGDCDETFNYWEPVHFLIYGSGFQTWEYSPVYAIRSYAYLWIHALPIRIYNSLFQANKILLFYLLRCILALCCAGSEMYFYRGVCKHFGANTGRILLFLLLLSSGMFISSSAFLPSSFCMYMTFLSMGAWFLRQYSVAILGTAASAILGWPFAGILGLPIAVDILLRRRKLKVFVIWSLVALVVFLLPMMRIDYHHYQKLVIAPLNIVIYNVFTSHGPDLYGVEPFSYYFLNGFLNFNIVFVLALLCLPLTMFVKSLLKLKNTDIPVWLAILPMYIWILIFFTRPHKEERFLFPIYPFFILCGSLSIDYIQKLWCYLFTSQSSRHYTEQTNWISQLSALAFSLISLSRIFAIYQGYHAPLDLYVGLNKIAADPKIHTLSTDKPVNICVGKEWYRFPSSFFLPGENWNLKFIESEFKGQLPQPYQSGPDATSVIPSNMNDMNKEERSRYVDISKCHYLIDLDIDQESPLEPRYSQKKEEWKVLQSVEFLDASRSHRFFRAFFIPFISSKYCTYANYNILKTTRTKRVSKQKTENSL, translated from the exons ATGTCAGCCTCTACAAAGCAGAGAAGGAAAAATTCGAAAACAGATAAGAGCGGACCTGATACAAACAG CCGCAGTGTGCAGGTTCCCTCTGGTGGGACAGGCCCCTCAGATCATCAGCCATGGACCCCATCAGCATATACAGCTTTCAAGATTGTGCTATCAGCACGACTTTGTGCAGCAGTGTGGAATATTGTTGGTGATTGTGATGAAACCTTTAACTACTGGGAACCA GTGCATTTCCTAATCTATGGTTCAGGATTCCAGACATGGGAGTACTCCCCAGTGTATGCCATTAGGTCGTACGCTTATTTATGGATCCATGCTCTTCCTATTCGAATCTATAACAGCCTGTTTCAGGCTAACAAG ATTCTCTTATTCTACCTACTGAGGTGTATACTGGCTTTGTGCTGTGCAGGAAGCGAGATGTACTTTTACAG GGGAGTGTGTAAACATTTTGGAGCTAATACTGGGCGGATCCTGCTGTTCCTTCTATTACTCAGCTCGGGGATGTTTATATCAAGCTCCGCCTTCCTTCCCAGCAGTTTTTGTATGTACATGACATTCCTATCTATGGGAGCATGGTTTCTTAGACAATACAGT GTGGCAATACTTGGAACTGCAGCTAGTGCTATACTTGGATGGCCATTTGCTGGCATTCTTGg ACTTCCCATTGCTGTAGATATACTACTGCGACGTCGTAAACTGAAGGTGTTTGTTATATGGAGTTTAGTCGCCCTAGTAGTTTTTCTG TTGCCAATGATGAGGATTGACTACCATCATTACCAAAAGTTGGTGATCGCACCACTAAACATTGTCATATACAACGTGTTTACTAGCCATGGACCAGACCTATATG gtgTTGAACCATTTTCCTACTACTTTCTGAACGGATTCCTTAATTTCAACATCGTCTTCGTCTTAGCTTTACTTTGTTTGCCCCTAACT atGTTTGTAAAAAGTTtactgaaattgaaaaatacag ACATTCCAGTATGGCTTGCTATTTTGCCAATGTATATTTGGATTCTTATTTTCTTTACTAGACCTCATAAG GAGGAGCGATTCCTATTTCCAATTTATCCATTTTTTATTCTCTGTGGATCACTGAGCATAGACTACATACAG AAACTTTGGTGCTACTTGTTTACGAGTCAATCATCACGACACTATACAGAACAAACCAACTGGATTTCCCAATTATCAGCTCTGGCGTTTTCTTTAATTTCCTTATCAAGGATTTTTGCGATATACCAag GTTACCATGCTCCGTTGGATCTCTATGTGGGACTGAACAAGATTGCTGCTGATCCTAAAATCCATACCCTCTCCACAGACAAGCCTGTTAATATCTGTGTCGGCAAGGAGTGGTACCGCTTTCCCAGTAGCTTCTTCCTCCCTGGGGAAAA TTGGAATTTAAAGTTTATTGAGTCTGAATTTAAAGGACAGCTGCCACAGCCATACCAATCTGGTCCTGATGCCACCAGTGTCATCCCTAGTAACATGAATGATATGAATAAAGAAGAGAGATCCAGATAT GTGGACATCAGTAAATGTCATTACCTTATAGACTTAGACATTGACCAAGAGTCGCCACTTGAACCAAGATATTCACAGAAAAAGGAGGAATGGAAAGTGTTACAATCTGTAGAATTCTTAGACGCTTCCAG ATCTCATCGATTCTTCCGAGCTTTCTTCATACCGTTTATATCAagtaaatattgtacatatgCTAACTACAACATCTTAAAAACAACTCGTACGAAACGTGTATCGAAACAAAAGACAGAAAATTCCTTATGA